The genomic segment TTCACCGACTGCGAAGCGACAACCGCCCGTTGAAAATAAAAGATGTGTCGCACTTCAACCTTCTCATTCAGTTTATGGAGCAGCATGTTCATGAAGAGCTGACACTCGCGAAGCTGGCCACAAGATCCGGCTGGAGCATCCGGCATTTGCAGCGGCTGTTTCTCCAGCACACCGGACAAACGTTTGGCAACTATTTGAACCAACTGCGCATACAAAAAAGCTGTGAGCATTTACGCTTAACACAGCTTAAAATTAGTACAATTGCCGAAATGGTCGGCTATAGCCACATTGATTCGTTTAATGCGCTTTTCAAGAAAAGAGTCGGCCAGACGCCTGGCCAATATCGCAAGCAGTTTAGATAAAACTGACAGCTTAAAGCAGGCTTTTAATAATTTGCATCGGATTCCCCGTATAGCCATGCGTATCGCTTGTCATCGTTATGACGATTTCTTCTGATGGTACGACGCAAATATACTGCCCGCCCATGCCCATCGCAAAATAAAATGGTTCTCCTGTTGACGTTGTGCAGGTCCACCAATGCCGACCGTAAGGGCCAAAAAAGTCATAGGTTGCATATTCGGGCCGCGTAGTCAAAGCAATCCATTGCTCGCTAATGAGCCTTTTGCTGCCCCACTTGCCGTTGTTTAAATACAGTTCACCAAATTTGTGCATGTCCTGAACAGCCATATGAATGCCGAATCCACCAATCGGAATACCTTGCGGATCTTCATGCCAGATATAATCGCCAAATTTCAAAGGGGAAAAAAGATACTGCTCAGCGAACTGCTTCACGCTTTGATTCGTCTGTTTTTGCAAAATCGCCAGCAGCAGGTGGCTGCAGCCAGAATTATAATTCATGCTTTCCCCAGGCGCTTGGAGCAGAGGTCTGTCAAGCACATAATTCACCCAGTTGGGGCTATGAATCATCTGCGGCCAGCCGCCCCACTCGCCCATCTCGGGCCAATCAAAGCCGGGGCTCATCGTGAGCAAGTGATCAATCGTAATGAGCCGCTTCCGCTCATCCGTTCCCTCTCTTGCAAAAGCTGGAAAAAACTCGGAAATCGGCGTCGAAAGCTCTGGAAGCAGCCCTCGATCATAGGCGATGCCAATTAAGCTTGAAGTAATGCTTTTCGTACAAGAATTGATTTTATGTAACTTCTTCTCCGCTTTTACATTTTTAAAATATTGAAAAAGAAGCTCCTGCTTGTGGCTAATCAAACAAGTATGAATCTTTGCTCCTCGTAAAGTGCCGGATAAAGGCTTAAGCTTCTCATCCCATTTTGCTACCAGCTTGCTATCCCCTCTCTTGCTTGATTCCTTCGAAAGCGACCGTTATTAAAGACTTAATCACGCTTTCCTCCAGCCCGTCTCCTGTAACTAACAACCGATAAAAAATCGGCCCATAAAGCAAATCAATACTCAATTCAATATCTAGCTCCCGTTTCAATTCCCCGCGCTCTACCCCACGCATGAGCAGCTGCCCTGCTTCCAACCGGCGAGGACGAACATACTCCTCCCTCAATGCGGCAGCAAGCTTCGCATCAAATTGCCCTTCTCCAATAATTTCAGTAATGACCTCTCCTTCACGACTCGTTAAAAATCGGGATAAATTAGTCGCATGAAGCAAAATATCTTCATATACAGCACCCGTATCCGGTATCGGCAGCCTTGCAGTTATGGCATGCATAAAACCAGCCATCACAACGGCTCCTTTATTAGGCCACCATTTGTAGATCGTCGCTTTGCTCACTTGTGCCTGCTCGGCAATTTTCTCAACGGTAACAGCACTAAATCCGATTTCAAGCAGCAAGTTGTAGGAGGCCGTTAAAATAGCACGCTCCGCTTCAACGTTGCGAGGTCGCCCTCTTTTTATATTCAATGGTCATAGCTCCTTCTGTGGACTTTCTTTACATTATATAAAATTTTGGGCGCGTTGAAAAAAACATTTTAAATACTGTACGTATAGTATATAATATAGCCATAATTAAAAAAAGGAATCGCGCCATCCATTTGAGCAGAAAGAAGGCATGATGTTATGAACAACTTACAGTCCAAGGTGAACTCTATTCCGAACTGGCTAATGTTTCTTTTAGCCGCTGCTTGCGGTCTTATTGTAGCTAATCTTTATTATGCCCAGACGTTAATCGGGCCGATCAGTTCCTCCATCGGAATACCGCTAGGAGCAGCAGGGTTAATTGTAACGCTGACTCAAGTTGGCTATGTGGTCGGTCTATTATTTATCGTTCCACTCAGTGATTTGATTGAAAACCGCCGGTTGGTTATCAGCTCATTAGTTGTCGTCATTATCGCCCTAATCGGAATGATATTCGCCCCTAATACAGCCACCTTCCTCATCTCCGCTTTGTTTATAGGAATAGGCTCGGTTGCTGCGCAAATTCTTGTCCCTTATGCCACTTTCCTGGCAGCAGATGAACAGCGCGGCCGTGTTGTTGGCAATGTAATGAGCGGCCTGCTGCTAGGCATTATGTTTGCCCGGCCATTAGCCAGCCTCATAACGGAATATTGGGGATGGCGGGAGGTATTTATTTTATCTGCTATCGTGATCCTATTGCTCGCAATTGTTCTATCCCGTGCGCTTCCACAGCGGAAACCAACACCGTCCCTCCAATATGGGGCATTGATCCGCTCTTTAGGCTCGCTTTTGAAAGCAACGCCTATTTTGCGCCGCCGCGCCTTTTATCAAGCTTGTTTATTTGGCTCCTTTAGTTTGTTTTGGACTGTCATCCCTCTTCGTTTAACCGAATATTTTCATTTGACGCAGCAAGGCATCGCTTTATTCGCTCTCGCTGGTGTAGCAGGAGCCGTAGCGGCGCCTATTGCCGGAAGATTGGCTGATCGGGGTTTGACTAAATGGCTGAGCGGCATCGCGATTGCCGTTTCTGCCCTTGCTTTTTTAACTGCCTATCTTGTGCGGGGGGATTCTTTCGCCGCTTTGGCATTACTGCTGGTTGCTGCTATCGTTTTGGATATGGGGGTGTCAGGAAATCTTGTGTTGGGCCAGCGCGTTATCTATTCGCTAGGCAGTGAGATGCGCGGACGCCTTAATGGCCTATTCATGGCTATTTTCTTCATCGGCGGAGCCGTAGGGTCTTTTTTGGGAGGATGGGCCTATGCTTATGGGGGATGGGCTTTAGCTTCCCTGATCGGTATCGCTCTGCCGGTGCTTGCCTTTCTATATTACTTAACCGAGGCCAAACAACCATCAGGGAATGCATAAAACCTTTGTGCTTGGTAAAAAGAAACTTCTTACAGCGGATAGTGTCTTAATTGCTCATTATCCTCCTGTTTTTTGACTGCGTCCCATAATGAATAATGCTCAAATACACCGGGATTAAAAAATAAGGGGAAGCGCTGCTTGAACCAGTCTTGCATTCGCAAGTCCAGCGCCATCTCCGTTTCCGCTACAGCTTCTTTTCATATAAATGGGCGCTCCAGCCCTCTGCATCGTATCTGCCGCATAAGCTCAAGCCTTGGCTAACATAAAAAGCGTTAAGCGACGGATTTTCCGCCATGCAATCAAGGCGCATCCAGGCTTTTCCACGCGAGCGAATATATGCTTCTGACCACGCGAGCATTTGACCGCCAATGCCTTGCCCCTTGAAGCTGCGCGATACAGCCAGCCGATGCACATAACCGGCATCCGTATGAAACTGCGCTCCCCAAAGCGGCTCGTCATCCCATTCGACCGAAAAACAGCCCGCAAGCTCGCCCTGCAAGTAAGCGACGAACACTTCTTTTTCACTAATAAATTTCTCTAAATATTCCATTGTAAAAGAATCCTCGCTCCACTGGCGCAAGCCCTTCGCCTCATATATCCAGCGGGCTGCTTCCTTGTATAAACGAAGCATCGCTTCCAGATCATCAGATGCGGCGCGTTTAATGGCTACTTTTATCATCTGTTCCAATTTGAACTCTCCTTAAAATAGAAAAGTATTTGGTCAGTTGACCAAATACTTTGCCCAGGCGAACGGCTGCTATGACATATGCGCTCCCCCGCAGTGCTCTGCGTTTTCGCCAGTTACGCATACCAAATAATTACTGCTAGTATAACGAAATACAGCTATTTGTCAATCATTAATTCCGACTTTCTAGATTGGCATTGAATTCCCTTCATGATCAACAAACATAAAACGGCTGTCCGGCGTGCGGCGCTGCTCCAATAGCCCAATAATGCCGCGCGCGCTATGGCTTGCATCCAGCGGAGCCTCGCCACCCCCCATATCCGTCCGCATCCAGCCGGGATGAATGCTAAGCACTTGAATGCCCCGCTTTTGTAAATATACATGAAGCTGCTGCGTGAACATATTGAGCGCTGTTTTGGATATCGCATAAGGATAATCGCCTGGATAAGCATGCGTGATGCTGCCCGCTTCAGATGAAATATTAAATATTGCGGCATCCTTCTCCGTTAACAGAGACAGAAAATGCTTGACTACACGCATAGGGCCATATACATTGATATCCATCGTCAGCGCCACATCGGTGAAATCCAGCTGTTCGATTTGCGTATTTCGAGCATTGAGAATCGCTGCATTATTAATAATCGCTCCAAGGCTCATGCCCTGCTCCTTCAATTGTGAAGCGAGTGCGGCAATGCCCTCCTCCTTCGTGACATCCAATTCCACAATCGACAGCCGATCGCCGTACTTTTCTGCAAGTGCCGACAGCTTTTCATTAGTCTCATTTGGCGATCGAACGCCCGCCACAACTGCATGCCCGCGCTCCAGCGCCTCGCTTGTCATTTCATAACCAAGTCCTCGTCCAGCGCCTGTAATTAAAATGTTCATGCTCCCAGCTCCCTCTATTCGATTTCTTTCCCGAAGAAAGCTTCCGCTTCCTTAAGCGACTGCTCTAATCTGCTGCGCAGCTGCATCATCCATGCTGGCTCATTATGCCACGTTTCCCCTATTGCCCGCTTTACACGAGCATAACTGTACAGGTTATCAAACCGTTTGCAGCCAGGCAGCATCGCTTCCGTCTCCACATTCCATACAAATTCGGACGTGTAGCCGTCGACAAAATGCTGCTTTTTACGCTCCCAGTCCTCCCGTGCTATAAACTCCTGCAAGCTTTCCAGTGCTGCATAAATGTCCATCGCATACCAGTGGTACATCGCATCATCGAAATCAATGACATGGCACAGGCCCGTCTCCCTATCATAAAACACATTATCGCATTCGAAATCATAATGAATGAGACCGAAATGCGCAGCAGAAACAGGCCACGTCTGAAAATAATTCCTTAGCTGCTTCACTTCGCAAAGCGCTGCTGTTTCCTCCGGGAAGGCTGACAGCTCTTCTTCGATCCAATCGAGCACTTCTTCATACGTCCATCGGCGGTGCTTCTTGGGCGTATATGTGCTGGACAAACGGTGAAGCTCGCCTAACGTCTTCCCATAAACAAACAGGGTCGCAGCGTTGAAATCGGCTTGATCAAAGGACTGGCCAGGCACTCGCTTGAATACCGAAGCTGCGTAATTTCCCCAAGGTGTCGCTGTTTCAATCAGCTCGGCACCTTGCTTTGATGCAATCGCTTCCAGTACGTTGAAGCCATTTTCCTTCAAATAGGCGATAAATGCAAGCTCCGCCAGCGTATTCGCCTTATTTTTCTCCGATTGGGGAGCGAAGCGCAGCAGCCTTGTGTTTCCCTCGAAGCGAAATGGATAAATCGCATTAGACGAAATCCGGTAATATTGAAACAGATCCAGCGAATCCGCATCATAGCTCCAATTTTGCAGCAGCATTTCAGCCAAGTCGGTATTAT from the Paenibacillus sp. BIHB 4019 genome contains:
- a CDS encoding phosphotransferase; the encoded protein is MIKLKYLFNNTDLAEMLLQNWSYDADSLDLFQYYRISSNAIYPFRFEGNTRLLRFAPQSEKNKANTLAELAFIAYLKENGFNVLEAIASKQGAELIETATPWGNYAASVFKRVPGQSFDQADFNAATLFVYGKTLGELHRLSSTYTPKKHRRWTYEEVLDWIEEELSAFPEETAALCEVKQLRNYFQTWPVSAAHFGLIHYDFECDNVFYDRETGLCHVIDFDDAMYHWYAMDIYAALESLQEFIAREDWERKKQHFVDGYTSEFVWNVETEAMLPGCKRFDNLYSYARVKRAIGETWHNEPAWMMQLRSRLEQSLKEAEAFFGKEIE
- a CDS encoding SDR family oxidoreductase codes for the protein MNILITGAGRGLGYEMTSEALERGHAVVAGVRSPNETNEKLSALAEKYGDRLSIVELDVTKEEGIAALASQLKEQGMSLGAIINNAAILNARNTQIEQLDFTDVALTMDINVYGPMRVVKHFLSLLTEKDAAIFNISSEAGSITHAYPGDYPYAISKTALNMFTQQLHVYLQKRGIQVLSIHPGWMRTDMGGGEAPLDASHSARGIIGLLEQRRTPDSRFMFVDHEGNSMPI
- a CDS encoding serine hydrolase; translated protein: MISHKQELLFQYFKNVKAEKKLHKINSCTKSITSSLIGIAYDRGLLPELSTPISEFFPAFAREGTDERKRLITIDHLLTMSPGFDWPEMGEWGGWPQMIHSPNWVNYVLDRPLLQAPGESMNYNSGCSHLLLAILQKQTNQSVKQFAEQYLFSPLKFGDYIWHEDPQGIPIGGFGIHMAVQDMHKFGELYLNNGKWGSKRLISEQWIALTTRPEYATYDFFGPYGRHWWTCTTSTGEPFYFAMGMGGQYICVVPSEEIVITMTSDTHGYTGNPMQIIKSLL
- a CDS encoding GNAT family N-acetyltransferase, with amino-acid sequence MIKVAIKRAASDDLEAMLRLYKEAARWIYEAKGLRQWSEDSFTMEYLEKFISEKEVFVAYLQGELAGCFSVEWDDEPLWGAQFHTDAGYVHRLAVSRSFKGQGIGGQMLAWSEAYIRSRGKAWMRLDCMAENPSLNAFYVSQGLSLCGRYDAEGWSAHLYEKKL
- a CDS encoding TetR/AcrR family transcriptional regulator, coding for MNIKRGRPRNVEAERAILTASYNLLLEIGFSAVTVEKIAEQAQVSKATIYKWWPNKGAVVMAGFMHAITARLPIPDTGAVYEDILLHATNLSRFLTSREGEVITEIIGEGQFDAKLAAALREEYVRPRRLEAGQLLMRGVERGELKRELDIELSIDLLYGPIFYRLLVTGDGLEESVIKSLITVAFEGIKQERG
- a CDS encoding MFS transporter, producing the protein MNNLQSKVNSIPNWLMFLLAAACGLIVANLYYAQTLIGPISSSIGIPLGAAGLIVTLTQVGYVVGLLFIVPLSDLIENRRLVISSLVVVIIALIGMIFAPNTATFLISALFIGIGSVAAQILVPYATFLAADEQRGRVVGNVMSGLLLGIMFARPLASLITEYWGWREVFILSAIVILLLAIVLSRALPQRKPTPSLQYGALIRSLGSLLKATPILRRRAFYQACLFGSFSLFWTVIPLRLTEYFHLTQQGIALFALAGVAGAVAAPIAGRLADRGLTKWLSGIAIAVSALAFLTAYLVRGDSFAALALLLVAAIVLDMGVSGNLVLGQRVIYSLGSEMRGRLNGLFMAIFFIGGAVGSFLGGWAYAYGGWALASLIGIALPVLAFLYYLTEAKQPSGNA